GGCGAATGCAGAAAAAGGGGGAGATCGCGGGAATTACCGTGGTTGATGATTATGGTCATCATCCCACCGAGATACGGGCAACCCTGTCGGCAATCAAGCAGGCGTGGCCAGACAAAAGGCTTGTGGTGCTTTTTCAGCCCCACAGGTACACGAGGACCAGGGCCCTGTTTAAAGAATTTCAGACCTGCTTCCATCTGGCGGATCTCCTGGTTATGACGGAAATATACGCGGCCAGTGAAAAACCTCTTGAGGGGATTTCGGGAGAAAAACTGCTTGAGGCCACGAGAAAACATGGCCAGAAACATGTGCTGTATATAAAGGATGTCGGCACCATGGCTCAAGAGTTGATCCCCCATCTGCAGAAAGGTGACTTGGTATTGACCCTTGGGGCGGGCAATATAGTGAATGTCGGGGAGGAACTGCTTACAGCCCTTGGCTGATTTCTGATGTGTACTCTGATGGATTGACCTTGGGTGAAGTGAGAACTATGTGGGAGGAGACCATGAACAGTTTCCAGAAAAAGACACTTGTCGCTCTTGTTTCACACCCGGTGAAGTGGGAGTGCATGATGAGTATCTACACATCCTTTTCCATTGGAGGTCCGGCGGAAGCAATTGTTACGGTTGATCGCGCGGATGAACTTGTTCCTCTGCTGAAATTTCTGAAAAAAGAGGAGATCATATGGCGTGTTATCGGCCGCGGTACAAATCTTCTGGTGGCTGACCGGGGATTCCCCGGTGTGATTATCCTCCTTGGCAGGGAGTTTCAGTCCATCTCAGGCTGTATTGACAGGGAAGAGAACATGGTTCTTGTCAGGGCGGGGGCCGGTTGCAGTCTTGGCAGGTTTTCGCTGAACTGTATGGAAAAGGGGCTGGCGGGAATTGAGTTCGCAGGGGGATCCCGGGCAGTGTCGGCGGTGCGGTTATCATGAACGCCGGTGCTTGGGGTGAGGACATCAGTTCCATTGTCCAAAGCATATCCCTGACTTCGGCTGAAGGCGAGAAAACATTGGAACGCGACGATCTCCATTTTGAATACCGCTGCTGGAAAGAGTACAGCGATATTTCCGGCGGCTCCGTTATCAGTGAGGTCACGTTTCTGCTGAGACGCGAGGACCCGGAAAAAATTCGCACCCGCTGCCGTCTGCTGCAGGAAAAGCGACGGAAAATCCAGCCGAACAGCTTTGCCAATGCCGGATCCTTCTTTAAAAATCCGGAAAATGACAGTGCCGGCAGACTGATAGAGGCCAGTGGTTTCAAGGGAGTACGGGTAGGTGATGCCATGGTGTCGGAAAAACATGCTAATTTTCTCGTAAATTGCGGGAAAGCCACAGCTGGAGATGTTCTGAATCTGATGAACAGGATCCAGAAAAAGGTCAAAGAGGACAGCGGGATTGAGTTGCAGCCGGAGGTTCATTTTATCTGAACCTCAACCCTGCACTTCAGCAATAAAGTCGAATTTGAACCAGGGGGAAAAGCGGTGTTCGCTTTTATAAAAAGAAAATACCTGTCCGCAGTGAAGAGAAAGAAAGCCGGGGGAACAGTGCGGACTGATGAGCTTCGTATTAAAGGCGTCCCCGGAAGAAGCGGCGAAATCCCGAACCGAAAGGGAACCATACGATCATGGATGAACAAAAGGGCTGTTAAACGGAAAAAGACAACTGCTTACGGTGCGGTAACCAATGCCGGAAAACCGCGACGAAAAAAAAGCAGGTATGTGGTTGTCCTGGCAGTTATTCCTCTCCTGGTTGCCGCCGGCTGGTTCGGCAGTGGTTTTTTAGTGGACTGTCTTTCGGAAATCTCTTTTTTTCAGGTGGAAAAACTTGTTTTTTCCGGAAACAGTGTCGTTACCGATAATCAGCTTCGTGAGCTCTCCGGGATAATTGTTCACCGGACAAGCCTGTTGGGACTGGACGGGGACAGGGTAAAAAAACGGCTGTTGGAAAATCCCCATATTGCCTCTGTCAGTCTGAAGAAAAAATGGCCGGATTCCCTGGAAATAACAGTCAGGGAACATGAACCTGTCGCCATCCTGCAGAGAAGCGTGTCCGGTTCTGACAGGCTTGTCTATATAGATAAGAAAGGGGTACCTTTTCTTGATGTACCTGTGGGCGGAGATGTTGATTATCCTGTTATTACCGGTGTGGAGGAAATAGATGATGCAGGAAAGCGGCAGAGCGCTTTTGAAAACATCTTGACTCTGCTGAAGTTTGTCAGGAAAAATGATCCGCATCTGCCTGTTCATTCAGTTTCCGAAGTTCATGTTGACAGGAACGGGGAAATGGTGGTTTACCTGGTGGAATATCCGTTTCCAATTTACTTTGGAAATGGTAACACTAGGGACACTGAAAAGAAATATTCTAACCTGGTCAGGTGTCTCAAGTATCTGTACAGTAACCGGAACAGGGATGAACGCGTCGCCGGAATTGAATATATCCGGATGGACTATTTAAAAGACAAGGTACTCGTTTCGAGAGCCAATCAGGTTAACTGAGAATGAAAGGGAAGAACAGGGAAATAATACAAGCTGAAGAAGACGTTTCCCAGGAGGAATACGCTGATGATGTCAGTCGGGAACCTGGAGAACTGGTGGTCGGGCTCGATATCGGTACGACTAAGGTTTGCTGTGTCGTCGGCGAGGTCTTTGATGGAAACATTGAAATAATCGGGGTTGGTACGGCACCGTCGGTGGGATTGAAAAAGGGTGTTGTTGTCAATATAGAAAGTACCGTGCGGTCAATCCAGCAGGCTGTGGCCCTGGCTGAGGAGGACGCTCAGTGTGATCTGCGTTCCGTCTATGTCTACGTGGGCATTGCCGGAAATCATATCAAGGGGTTCAACAGTCCCGGTATTCTAGCCATCAATGACAGGGAAATTCAACAATCTGATATAGATGAGGTCATTGTTGCTGCCAGAACCGTGAAGATTTCCGAGAACCAGAGGGTAATCCATGTCATGCCCCAGGAGTTCATGGTGGATGATCATACCGGTATCCAGAATCCGGTGGGGATGACCGGAGTGAGACTGGTAACCAATGTTCATATTGTCACGGCAGATCTTGGCGCGGTGCATAATCTTGTAACCTGCTGCAACAAGGCAGGGCTTGATGTGGCGGAACTGGTGCTGGAATCCATTGCCTCTGCAAATGCCGTGTTGAGCATGGATGAAATGGAACTGGGAGTGGCTCTCATTGATATTGGTGGGGGAACAACGGATCTGGCCGTATTCTGTGACGGCACAATCCGGCACACCTTCGAGATTGGCCTGGGTGGACATAATCTCACTAATGATATTTCTGTTGGTCTGCGGACTCCACTGCAGGAAGCTGAGAGGCTGAAAGAGGATTTCGGTGGGGCAATATCCTCTATTATAAAACCGAACCTGGTGGTGGATGTGCCCACGGTCGGGGACAGGGAGCCGAGAAAGGTGACCCAGAAAGTTCTGGTGGATATTCTTGAGGCCCGCATTGTTGAAATCCTGGAAATGATGAACTCGGAACTGATTGCGTCCGGTCAGAAAAACAAGATCAACGGTGGAGTGGTCATTACGGGTGGTACGGCTCTGCTTGCAAACCTCGTGGAACTTGCAGAACAGATTTTTGATCTGCCGGTGAGAATAGGATATCCCACCGGCATAACAGGACGGATTGATGAACTGTACAGTCCACGTTGTACTACAGGAGTTGGTCTTGTCATGTATGGAAGGGACCTGAACCGGGACGGTAAACGTGAGAATCGGACCATGGTTGGTAAGGTCAAGGGCTGGCTGAAAAAAATTATGTAAATGCAGGATTTAGGTTTCAGGAGAGTTCAGCAGATGCTATATTGTTTTGTTAAGAAATAATCAGTAATACATAAATCCTGCAGTTGGCAGTTTTGGAGTCTACGCTGCCTGCCGGAGATGCGAACCATCACGGGCGCAGAGGCTGGATTGAGGTAATAAATTTGTCAGAAGCATGGAAAGTAACAGTCAGGGGGTAGATATGGGGTTCAGGATGGCTGAATCAGAAGGTGTTGCGGTAGTGAAAGTTATTGGTGTAGGTGGGGGTGGAGGTAATGCCATCAATACCATGGTTACCAATAGGCTGCAGGGAGTTGAGTTTATCGCGGCCAACACCGACAAGCAGGCTTTGAACCAGTCGAAAGCTGATATCTGTCTTCAGATAGGGCCGGGTATAACCAAGGGACTTGGCGCAGGTGCCGATCCGGAAACCGGGGGCCTTGCGGCCCTGGAGTCTCTGGAGGAAATCAAGGATGCGCTGAAAGGAAGTGACATGGTTTTTGTCACCGCCGGACTCGGCGGAGGAACGGGTACCGGTGGTGCACCGGTTGTGGCCAAGGCCAGTAAGGAACTTGGTGCCCTGACTGTGGCGGTTGTCACCAGGCCATTTAGTTTCGAAGGAAAGCTTCGTGCCAGAAATGCCGAAGAAGGATGGCAGGAGCTGCAGAAATATGCGGACACCATTATCACCGTGCCCAATGACAGGTTACTCTCCATCATGAAGAAAAACAGCAAGCTGGCGGAGATGCTGTCCATGGCGGATACCGTTCTTCTGGAGGCTGTCAAGGGAATCACAGATCTTATCAACGTGCCTGGTCTTATTAACGCTGATTTTGCTGATCTGCGCACGGTCATGCGGGAAGTTGGTCCCGCAGTTATGGGTTCGGGTCGGGCATCAGGAGAGAACCGGGCCATTGAAGCTGCAACGAGAGCCATTGACAACCAGCTTCTTGAAGATTTTGGCATTGAAGGGGCCCGGGGCCTCCTTATTAATATTTCCGCCTCAGAGGAAAGCTTTGCCATGTCTGAATTCATGGAGGCTTCAGCCCTTATCCAGGAGAAGGTTGACGATGACGCCCGGGTGGTTATCGGTGCGCTCTACGACGATGCCCTGGGTGATGAACTGCATGTAACCGTCATCGCCACCGGAGTTGGGGATGTCCTCGGCAGTAAAAAGACCATTAATCCTGTGGAGGATCATATTAAAAAAAAGGATGTCCATAAGGAGCCAAAAAAAATAACCAAAGGGGCTCCAGCGACTCCTAATATTCATCCCAGGGTAACTCCTCTTCCCGGTTCAAATTTTGACATGTTTGACAATATCGGATCCTCCGGCAGCGGAGAAGGGAGAAAGGGGGACTCCAGGGTCATGGACGAGGATAATCTGGAAATTCCCGCGTATCTGCGTAGAAATGCCAATTAAAGCATTTTTCATGAACATTCAACCTGTGAGTGATCTGGGAGGCTGCAGATTCGGGCAGGTGTGACTGGCCGCTGGTAAGTGGAGCGTAGCGGAAACTCCGATAGCTCCTCTATGCGAACAGTCGCGACCGTACGAATATGTATTGATCCTGATTACTTATGGTCAGGCTCCTGTGCAGGAGGTCGCTATCAAGAGAAAAAAACAGGCGTCCGGAAGTGACGGGAGCAGGAGAGATGTTTTACTGGAGCAGGAAAGAGGCAGCTTTCTCAAGAAATGGACGGGCCTTCGTCCCATTGCTCTGCTCTATCCTAACAGGTACAGGGTTGGTATGTCCAGCCTTGGCTTCCAGCTTGTCTATTCACTGCTGAATAACCTCGAATCCATAGTTTGTGAGCGTTTTTTCCTGCCGGAAAACGGTGAACGTTTTCTCTCCATCGAGTCCGGCCGAGAACTGGACCAGTTTCCCCTTGTCTATATTTCCATAAGTTTCGAGCACGATTATCTCCACCTGGTGGAAATGCTGCTCCAAGGTGGAATTGCACCTCTGGCGGCGGATCGTGATGAACAAGTCTCACCCGGCTCTCCCCTGGTTGTCTGCGGCGGTGTGGCCACTTTCATGAATCCAGAGCCCCTGGCACCGTTTGTAGATCTCTTTTTCATTGGAGAGGCGGAGCCCCTGCTGGAAAAAGTGACCGATTTTCTGCTGGACCATTTTCCCGACTCCTCAAGGCAGGATCTTCTCTACAATCTCTGCAGGAAGCATGAGGGGTGTTATGCTCCCGCCCTCTATACACCGGAGTATGATGACAGCGGCAGGCTTGCAGCCCATCGCCCGGAACCTGGTCTGGTCCCGACAATCAAGAAAATCTTTCAGGAGCAGTGTTCAAAAGCATCCCACTCGCAGCTTCTTACCCCGGAAGCTGAATTTTCCGATCTCTTTCTCACGGAACTGGGTCGTGGCTGTTCCCGCGGATGTCGTTTCTGTGCGGCCGGATATATTTACCGGCCTCCAAGGCTCTGGGACGCTGACGCGGTTATCGCCGGAATCGAGGAAAGAAACCGGGAAATATCACGGGTCGGCCTGCTCGGCATGGAGATGGCAGACGCCATGGAGCTGGATACCCTGTCAGATTATCTGCAGGAAAGCGGTTGTGCTCTGTCTTTTTCCTCCCTGCGTGCCGACAGGTTATCCGGGCCGCTTCTTGAGCTGCTCTCGGAGAGTGGCCTGAAAAGCGTGGCTATAGCTCCTGACGGCTGTTCAGAGAGGCTGAGGAAGGTGATCAACAAGGGACTGGACGAACAGGATCTCCTCCTGGCCGCCGAACGACTGGTTGACGCCGGTATCTATAAGCTCAAGTTGTACCTGATGATCGGCCTGCCCTCGGAAACCCTGGAGGATCTGGACGAGGCTATCGAACTCCTGGCGAAAATAAAGAATAAAACTGATCTCATTGGTCGAAGGCGCGGGAGGCTGTGCGATATCACTATCTCCATCAACTGTTTTACTCCAAAAGCCTGGACGCCTTTTCAGTTCCATGCCTTCGGGGTCAGCAGTCGGCTGGAGAGTGGAGAAACGCGACCGGCAGGAGAAGTGGTAGCCGGGCTGAAGAAAAAATTGAAGTATCTGAAGAAAGGGTTTAAAAAATATGCAAATGTCCACGTCAACCACGATAAGCCGGATAACGTGCTCTTCCAGGCGGTTCTGGCCAGAGGGGATCGGCGGGTGGCGGATATGCTGCTGGAAATGGCCCGCAATCGGACACCCTGGAAGCAGGCAATGAAACAGGCAGGGCTTTCTCCGGAGCAGTATGCGGTGCGGGGATATGGAGAAAAGGACTATTTCCCCTGGTCCATTATTGATCACTCCATCAAACAGAGTTTTCTCTGGAAGGAATATCAAAAGAGTTTTACCGCAAAAAGCAGTGTGCCCTGCAATACGGAAAAATGCAGGTTGTGTGGAGTATGCAATGGCTGAAAAATTACCCTCACCAGAAAATCTCGACTCCATCCGGAAACGGGAACTTGAAGCAGGGCTGAAGCCGTTCAAACTTGTCAAGTATTTTACCTTTTCCAGCCTGTTTGTGATCCTGGTCTTCACCCTTTTCCTCTCCTGGATTATTTCCAATAATGCCAGGGAAGTCATGATGGAACAGAACGAGGAATATTCACTGCTGCTTGCAGAAAATCTCAATCAGCAGGTATTCAGGCGTTTTGTTCTGCCTGCTG
The DNA window shown above is from Desulfomarina profundi and carries:
- a CDS encoding FAD-binding protein, coding for MNSFQKKTLVALVSHPVKWECMMSIYTSFSIGGPAEAIVTVDRADELVPLLKFLKKEEIIWRVIGRGTNLLVADRGFPGVIILLGREFQSISGCIDREENMVLVRAGAGCSLGRFSLNCMEKGLAGIEFAGGSRAVSAVRLS
- a CDS encoding UDP-N-acetylmuramate dehydrogenase; protein product: MNAGAWGEDISSIVQSISLTSAEGEKTLERDDLHFEYRCWKEYSDISGGSVISEVTFLLRREDPEKIRTRCRLLQEKRRKIQPNSFANAGSFFKNPENDSAGRLIEASGFKGVRVGDAMVSEKHANFLVNCGKATAGDVLNLMNRIQKKVKEDSGIELQPEVHFI
- a CDS encoding cell division protein FtsQ/DivIB, whose amino-acid sequence is MFAFIKRKYLSAVKRKKAGGTVRTDELRIKGVPGRSGEIPNRKGTIRSWMNKRAVKRKKTTAYGAVTNAGKPRRKKSRYVVVLAVIPLLVAAGWFGSGFLVDCLSEISFFQVEKLVFSGNSVVTDNQLRELSGIIVHRTSLLGLDGDRVKKRLLENPHIASVSLKKKWPDSLEITVREHEPVAILQRSVSGSDRLVYIDKKGVPFLDVPVGGDVDYPVITGVEEIDDAGKRQSAFENILTLLKFVRKNDPHLPVHSVSEVHVDRNGEMVVYLVEYPFPIYFGNGNTRDTEKKYSNLVRCLKYLYSNRNRDERVAGIEYIRMDYLKDKVLVSRANQVN
- the ftsA gene encoding cell division protein FtsA gives rise to the protein MKGKNREIIQAEEDVSQEEYADDVSREPGELVVGLDIGTTKVCCVVGEVFDGNIEIIGVGTAPSVGLKKGVVVNIESTVRSIQQAVALAEEDAQCDLRSVYVYVGIAGNHIKGFNSPGILAINDREIQQSDIDEVIVAARTVKISENQRVIHVMPQEFMVDDHTGIQNPVGMTGVRLVTNVHIVTADLGAVHNLVTCCNKAGLDVAELVLESIASANAVLSMDEMELGVALIDIGGGTTDLAVFCDGTIRHTFEIGLGGHNLTNDISVGLRTPLQEAERLKEDFGGAISSIIKPNLVVDVPTVGDREPRKVTQKVLVDILEARIVEILEMMNSELIASGQKNKINGGVVITGGTALLANLVELAEQIFDLPVRIGYPTGITGRIDELYSPRCTTGVGLVMYGRDLNRDGKRENRTMVGKVKGWLKKIM
- the ftsZ gene encoding cell division protein FtsZ, encoding MGFRMAESEGVAVVKVIGVGGGGGNAINTMVTNRLQGVEFIAANTDKQALNQSKADICLQIGPGITKGLGAGADPETGGLAALESLEEIKDALKGSDMVFVTAGLGGGTGTGGAPVVAKASKELGALTVAVVTRPFSFEGKLRARNAEEGWQELQKYADTIITVPNDRLLSIMKKNSKLAEMLSMADTVLLEAVKGITDLINVPGLINADFADLRTVMREVGPAVMGSGRASGENRAIEAATRAIDNQLLEDFGIEGARGLLINISASEESFAMSEFMEASALIQEKVDDDARVVIGALYDDALGDELHVTVIATGVGDVLGSKKTINPVEDHIKKKDVHKEPKKITKGAPATPNIHPRVTPLPGSNFDMFDNIGSSGSGEGRKGDSRVMDEDNLEIPAYLRRNAN
- a CDS encoding radical SAM protein, which gives rise to MILITYGQAPVQEVAIKRKKQASGSDGSRRDVLLEQERGSFLKKWTGLRPIALLYPNRYRVGMSSLGFQLVYSLLNNLESIVCERFFLPENGERFLSIESGRELDQFPLVYISISFEHDYLHLVEMLLQGGIAPLAADRDEQVSPGSPLVVCGGVATFMNPEPLAPFVDLFFIGEAEPLLEKVTDFLLDHFPDSSRQDLLYNLCRKHEGCYAPALYTPEYDDSGRLAAHRPEPGLVPTIKKIFQEQCSKASHSQLLTPEAEFSDLFLTELGRGCSRGCRFCAAGYIYRPPRLWDADAVIAGIEERNREISRVGLLGMEMADAMELDTLSDYLQESGCALSFSSLRADRLSGPLLELLSESGLKSVAIAPDGCSERLRKVINKGLDEQDLLLAAERLVDAGIYKLKLYLMIGLPSETLEDLDEAIELLAKIKNKTDLIGRRRGRLCDITISINCFTPKAWTPFQFHAFGVSSRLESGETRPAGEVVAGLKKKLKYLKKGFKKYANVHVNHDKPDNVLFQAVLARGDRRVADMLLEMARNRTPWKQAMKQAGLSPEQYAVRGYGEKDYFPWSIIDHSIKQSFLWKEYQKSFTAKSSVPCNTEKCRLCGVCNG